Proteins from a genomic interval of Centroberyx gerrardi isolate f3 chromosome 23, fCenGer3.hap1.cur.20231027, whole genome shotgun sequence:
- the sepsecs gene encoding O-phosphoseryl-tRNA(Sec) selenium transferase isoform X2: protein MNSENFTLSEKIVSPSYIRQGSQARRSHEQLVRQLLEQGKCPEEGWSESTVELFLNELAVMDSNNFLGNCGVGEREGRVASSLVARRHYRLIHGIGRSGDIAAIQPKAAGSSLLNKLTNSVVLDILKLSGVRSVASCFVVPMATGMSLTLCFLTLRHRRPKARFIIWPRIDQKSCFKAMITAGFEPVVVENVLEGDELRTDLEAVERKIEELGAENILCVHSTTSCFAPRVPDRLEELATVCAKYNIPHIVNNAYGVQSSKCMHLIQQGARVGRIDAFVQSLDKNFMVPVGGAIIAGFDESFIQEISKMYPGRASASPSLDVLITLLTLGASGYKKLLSERKGNTPGQGADHKRTHIPRLYVPLGGLPLSLPQCCLSHGHHSRRRDTVHQKT, encoded by the exons ATGAACAGTGAAAACTTCACCCTGAGTGAGAAGATCGTGTCACCCTCCTACATCAGACAGGGCTCCCAGGCACGCCGCAGCCACGAGCAGCTCGTCAGACAGTTACTGGAACAG GGCAAGTGTCCGGAGGAAGGATGGAGCGAGAGCACCGTCGAGCTCTTCCTGAACGAGCTGGCTGTGATGGACAGCAATAACTTCCTCGGCAACTGTGGtgtaggagagagggaaggccGAGTGGCATCCAGCCTTGTGGCTAGACGACATTACAG GTTGATCCATGGCATAGGTCGGTCAGGTGACATCGCTGCTATTCAACCCAAAGCAGCAGGATCCAGTCTGCTTAACAAACTGACCAACTCAGTTGTGTTGGACATTTTAAAGCTCTCAG GGGTGCGGAGTGTGGCTAGCTGCTTTGTAGTTCCTATGGCAACAGGAATGAGCTTGACTCTGTGCTTCCTGACCCTTCGTCACCGGAGGCCCAAGGCTCGCTTCATCATTTGGCCCCGCATCGACCAGAAGTCCTGTTTCAAGGCCATGATCACCGCAG GCTTTGAACCTGTGGTGGTGGAGAATGTTCTAGAGGGAGACGAGTTGCGGACGGACTTGGAGGCAGTTGAGCGCAAGATTGAGGAGCTTGGAGCAGAGAACATCCTGTGTGTTCATTCAACTACGTCCTGCTTCGCCCCGCGGGTCCCTGACAG ACTAGAGGAGTTGGCCACTGTGTGTGCCAAATATAACATCCCCCACATTGTTAACAATGCCTACGGTGTACAGTCATCCAAGTGCATGCACCTTATACAACAG GGAGCTCGTGTTGGAAGAATTGATGCCTTCGTACAGAGCTTGGACAAGAACTTTATGGTTCCAGTAGGTGGCGCCATAATAGCTGGTTTTGATGAGTCCTTCATACAGGAGATAAGCAAAATGTACCCAG GTCGAGCATCGGCCTCACCCTCCCTTGATGTCCTCATCACCCTTCTCACCCTGGGAGCCAGTGGCTATAAGAAACTCCTGTCAGAAAGAAAG GGTAATACCCCTGGGCAAGGAGCAGACCATAAGCGGACACACATTCCGCGGCTTTATGTCCCACTCGGAGGCCTACCCCTGTCCCTACCTCAATGCTGCCTCAGCCATGGGCATCACTCGAGAAGACGTGACACTGTGCATCAAAAGACTTGA
- the sepsecs gene encoding O-phosphoseryl-tRNA(Sec) selenium transferase isoform X1 — MNSENFTLSEKIVSPSYIRQGSQARRSHEQLVRQLLEQGKCPEEGWSESTVELFLNELAVMDSNNFLGNCGVGEREGRVASSLVARRHYRLIHGIGRSGDIAAIQPKAAGSSLLNKLTNSVVLDILKLSGVRSVASCFVVPMATGMSLTLCFLTLRHRRPKARFIIWPRIDQKSCFKAMITAGFEPVVVENVLEGDELRTDLEAVERKIEELGAENILCVHSTTSCFAPRVPDRLEELATVCAKYNIPHIVNNAYGVQSSKCMHLIQQGARVGRIDAFVQSLDKNFMVPVGGAIIAGFDESFIQEISKMYPGRASASPSLDVLITLLTLGASGYKKLLSERKEIYSYLAQELKSLASAHGEKLLHTPHNPISLAMSLDRLQAESDKAVTQLGSMLFTRQVSGARVIPLGKEQTISGHTFRGFMSHSEAYPCPYLNAASAMGITREDVTLCIKRLDKCLKTLKKEGNAARSSSPLPPPCQEDSTGQ; from the exons ATGAACAGTGAAAACTTCACCCTGAGTGAGAAGATCGTGTCACCCTCCTACATCAGACAGGGCTCCCAGGCACGCCGCAGCCACGAGCAGCTCGTCAGACAGTTACTGGAACAG GGCAAGTGTCCGGAGGAAGGATGGAGCGAGAGCACCGTCGAGCTCTTCCTGAACGAGCTGGCTGTGATGGACAGCAATAACTTCCTCGGCAACTGTGGtgtaggagagagggaaggccGAGTGGCATCCAGCCTTGTGGCTAGACGACATTACAG GTTGATCCATGGCATAGGTCGGTCAGGTGACATCGCTGCTATTCAACCCAAAGCAGCAGGATCCAGTCTGCTTAACAAACTGACCAACTCAGTTGTGTTGGACATTTTAAAGCTCTCAG GGGTGCGGAGTGTGGCTAGCTGCTTTGTAGTTCCTATGGCAACAGGAATGAGCTTGACTCTGTGCTTCCTGACCCTTCGTCACCGGAGGCCCAAGGCTCGCTTCATCATTTGGCCCCGCATCGACCAGAAGTCCTGTTTCAAGGCCATGATCACCGCAG GCTTTGAACCTGTGGTGGTGGAGAATGTTCTAGAGGGAGACGAGTTGCGGACGGACTTGGAGGCAGTTGAGCGCAAGATTGAGGAGCTTGGAGCAGAGAACATCCTGTGTGTTCATTCAACTACGTCCTGCTTCGCCCCGCGGGTCCCTGACAG ACTAGAGGAGTTGGCCACTGTGTGTGCCAAATATAACATCCCCCACATTGTTAACAATGCCTACGGTGTACAGTCATCCAAGTGCATGCACCTTATACAACAG GGAGCTCGTGTTGGAAGAATTGATGCCTTCGTACAGAGCTTGGACAAGAACTTTATGGTTCCAGTAGGTGGCGCCATAATAGCTGGTTTTGATGAGTCCTTCATACAGGAGATAAGCAAAATGTACCCAG GTCGAGCATCGGCCTCACCCTCCCTTGATGTCCTCATCACCCTTCTCACCCTGGGAGCCAGTGGCTATAAGAAACTCCTGTCAGAAAGAAAG GAGATTTATTCGTACCTGGCTCAGGAGCTGAAGAGTCTGGCCTCGGCACACGGGGAGAAATTGCTTCACACCCCTCATAACCCCATTTCACTGG ccatGTCTCTGGATCGTCTCCAGGCCGAGAGTGACAAGGCAGTGACTCAGCTGGGCTCCATGTTGTTCACCCGGCAAGTGTCGGGAGCCAG GGTAATACCCCTGGGCAAGGAGCAGACCATAAGCGGACACACATTCCGCGGCTTTATGTCCCACTCGGAGGCCTACCCCTGTCCCTACCTCAATGCTGCCTCAGCCATGGGCATCACTCGAGAAGACGTGACACTGTGCATCAAAAGACTTGACAAGTGCCTGAAGACCctgaagaaagagggaaatgcGGCTAGAAGCAGTTCACCACTGCCCCCGCCATGCCAGGAAGACTCCACTGGACAGTGA